One window of Populus nigra chromosome 5, ddPopNigr1.1, whole genome shotgun sequence genomic DNA carries:
- the LOC133695334 gene encoding uncharacterized protein LOC133695334 has product MSSKQKRSIDDLNFDATEMVSNEDGDAAPYERSRTDSVDSCSERKRLKKRNKVSNNNTYSPSLKAALIGTSGAPVHKMCKVMPSSSGLLNTTDANHVSNFSHLTSKLSQVLKADMVGYNGGRNLHDDSEKSLHLFLKPILIPLGHLEISYVNI; this is encoded by the exons ATGTcttctaaacaaaaaagaagtatTGACGACTTGAATTTTGATGCTACGGAAATGGTTTCAAATGAAGATGGCGATGCAGCTCCATATGAGCGCAGCAGAACTGATTCTGTGGATTCATGTTCCGAAAGGAAAAGGTTAAAGAAGCGCAATAAAGTGTCCAACAATAACACTTATTCGCCTTCTCTGAAAGCTGCTTTAATAG GAACTTCTGGAGCTCCAGTGCATAAGATGTGTAAAGTCATGCCAAGTTCAAGTGGCCTTCTTAACACAACTGATGCGAATCACGTTTCTAACTTCTCACATTTGACTAGTAAATTATCACAAGTACTGAAAGCCGACATGGTTGGGTATAATGGAGGAAGGAACTTGCATGATGATTCTGAGAAGAGtctccatctttttttgaaGCCTATTCTTATCCCCCTCGGGCACTTAGAGATAAGTTACGTGAATATTTAG